The Hyphomicrobium sp. MC1 genome window below encodes:
- the rfbC gene encoding dTDP-4-dehydrorhamnose 3,5-epimerase → MLEVVELSIPGVALIRPGRFNDARGFFVEVYNSKALRDVGIDDVFLQDNMSLSLKAGTVRGLHFQRPPHTQAKLVRVSKGRIFDVAVDLRPGSATYGQHVSAELSAENGHQVYIPNGFAHGFCTLETNTEVVYKVSSHYAPGAEGGILWSDPELDIAWPVTTTEAFLSDKDARLPLFNDVSGEF, encoded by the coding sequence ATGCTAGAAGTAGTTGAGCTTTCTATTCCAGGCGTAGCTCTGATTAGACCAGGACGCTTCAATGACGCTAGGGGCTTTTTCGTTGAAGTTTATAATTCCAAAGCATTGCGGGACGTCGGCATCGACGACGTCTTTTTGCAAGACAACATGTCACTATCCTTGAAGGCAGGTACGGTCAGAGGCCTTCATTTCCAGAGACCACCGCACACGCAGGCAAAGTTAGTACGGGTAAGTAAGGGGCGAATCTTTGACGTTGCGGTCGACCTGAGGCCAGGATCCGCAACTTACGGACAACACGTCTCCGCTGAGTTATCGGCAGAAAATGGCCATCAAGTTTATATTCCGAATGGCTTTGCGCATGGTTTCTGCACGCTGGAGACAAATACCGAAGTGGTCTACAAGGTCTCATCTCATTACGCGCCTGGAGCCGAAGGTGGCATTTTATGGTCTGATCCCGAGCTCGATATCGCCTGGCCCGTAACCACCACCGAAGCATTTCTATCGGATAAGGATGCAAGACTCCCGTTATTCAACGATGTTTCAGGGGAATTCTAA
- a CDS encoding class I SAM-dependent methyltransferase — MSSWSNIKQTPPKVPSLLDVVAKHEGKVSDKWESFLIEYESLFSRFQSAPITMLEIGIQNGGSLEIWAKYFSNAKAIVGSDINEKCASLKFSDPAISVAVGDANSDEAFRRITSKATTYDIIIDDGSHKSSDITRTFAKYFPILNSGGIFIIEDLHCSYWSQFEGGLGDPTSSMELFKALTDFLNVEHWQSQSQDDLLEGFKSKYDVSIGDNILSSLHSVKFLNSLCVIEKSKPKLGPRRVVGTEAIVDSGPLSLVKPELNQ; from the coding sequence ATGAGCAGTTGGTCCAATATCAAACAGACACCTCCGAAGGTACCGTCTTTGCTCGACGTCGTAGCCAAGCACGAAGGTAAGGTCAGCGACAAATGGGAAAGCTTCCTGATTGAGTACGAGAGCTTGTTTTCGCGCTTTCAAAGCGCCCCCATCACCATGCTGGAAATCGGAATTCAGAACGGTGGCTCCCTTGAGATTTGGGCGAAATATTTTTCGAACGCCAAAGCTATAGTTGGCTCAGACATCAACGAAAAGTGCGCCTCACTGAAATTTTCTGACCCTGCAATCTCTGTCGCCGTTGGGGACGCCAACTCGGACGAAGCATTTAGAAGGATAACGTCGAAAGCTACAACATACGACATCATTATAGATGACGGATCACATAAATCGAGTGACATCACACGGACCTTCGCAAAGTACTTTCCCATACTTAATAGCGGTGGGATATTCATCATCGAAGATTTACACTGCAGCTACTGGTCGCAATTCGAAGGCGGCCTCGGCGATCCCACATCGTCGATGGAGCTATTCAAGGCCCTCACCGATTTTTTGAACGTGGAGCATTGGCAGTCACAATCGCAAGACGACCTACTCGAAGGCTTCAAGTCAAAATACGATGTTTCAATCGGCGATAATATTTTGTCATCGCTTCATTCGGTGAAGTTTCTGAATTCCCTCTGCGTCATTGAAAAGAGTAAGCCGAAGTTAGGACCTCGCCGTGTGGTGGGCACGGAAGCGATCGTAGATTCCGGTCCTCTTTCTCTCGTTAAACCAGAATTAAATCAGTAA
- a CDS encoding class I SAM-dependent methyltransferase, whose translation MIHKCRFCGAPLRTTFADLGMAPVANDFVSLEHALAMEPFYPLHAYVCRECFLVQLIDFRRADSLFTDEYAYFSSYSESWLEHARTYATAMIASEKLTNDSLVVELASNDGYLLQYFKREGVSVLGVEPTVNTARVALEKHGIESEVAFFGKETALRLRERGVQADVMAANNVLAHVPDINDFVSGFSIVLRKGGVATVEFPHLLRQIENHQFDTIYHEHFSYLSFSIARRIFAAHEMRVYDVAELTTHGGSLRIFVCHDDDQTRPDTPAVAAMLELERVHGLGQLNTYERFAKDIVTIKCDLLDFLVKSKRAGKSVAAYGAPAKGNTLLNYCGVKADMIDFTVDRSPYKAGKLLPGSRIPILAPEAIAERKPDYVLILPWNLKDEIMQQMAHIRDWGGKFVTPIPDIRIYD comes from the coding sequence ATGATACACAAATGTCGTTTTTGCGGTGCGCCGCTTCGCACGACCTTCGCTGATCTCGGCATGGCACCGGTGGCCAACGATTTTGTGTCTCTCGAGCATGCACTGGCGATGGAACCATTTTATCCCTTGCACGCCTACGTTTGCCGCGAATGTTTCCTGGTGCAATTGATCGACTTCCGTCGGGCGGACAGTTTGTTCACGGACGAATACGCATATTTTTCATCCTATTCGGAGAGCTGGCTGGAGCATGCCAGGACTTATGCAACGGCGATGATCGCGTCTGAGAAGCTCACGAACGATTCGCTTGTCGTCGAGCTTGCTTCGAACGACGGCTATCTTTTGCAGTATTTCAAAAGAGAGGGCGTTTCAGTTCTTGGTGTTGAGCCGACCGTCAATACGGCCCGCGTGGCCCTTGAAAAGCACGGTATTGAAAGTGAGGTTGCTTTCTTCGGTAAGGAAACTGCGCTTCGGCTTCGTGAGCGCGGTGTTCAAGCCGATGTCATGGCTGCAAACAATGTTTTGGCGCACGTTCCGGACATCAACGACTTTGTCTCGGGGTTTTCGATCGTTTTAAGGAAGGGAGGCGTCGCGACCGTCGAATTTCCTCATCTCCTACGCCAAATTGAGAACCATCAATTCGATACGATCTACCACGAGCATTTTTCGTATCTCTCCTTTTCAATCGCACGACGGATCTTTGCTGCTCATGAGATGAGGGTCTACGACGTCGCCGAACTGACGACACACGGCGGTTCTCTGAGAATTTTTGTGTGCCACGACGACGATCAAACTCGGCCGGATACGCCAGCAGTCGCTGCAATGTTGGAGCTGGAGAGAGTTCATGGTCTGGGGCAGCTGAACACCTACGAACGGTTTGCCAAAGACATCGTGACCATCAAGTGCGATTTGCTGGATTTTCTAGTGAAGAGCAAACGAGCGGGCAAAAGCGTTGCTGCGTATGGAGCGCCAGCAAAAGGCAACACGCTCTTGAACTATTGCGGCGTGAAAGCCGATATGATCGACTTCACCGTCGATCGCAGCCCTTACAAAGCTGGTAAGCTTTTGCCTGGTTCTCGAATTCCGATTCTGGCTCCAGAAGCTATCGCCGAGCGTAAACCCGATTACGTCTTGATCCTTCCTTGGAATCTTAAAGACGAAATCATGCAGCAGATGGCGCATATCCGCGATTGGGGAGGCAAGTTTGTTACTCCCATTCCCGATATCAGGATTTACGATTGA
- a CDS encoding ABC transporter ATP-binding protein has protein sequence MPTQSTTPTTLDLLKRLARENGREYAPRYAIAIVCMLLVAGTTSLSAYVLKTVIDTIFVNQNREALIGITFLIVGIFIAKGVAAYFSEVIVGNIGNRLVADTQKRMFNHMLKVDVAFFQQHSSSNLVTLISYNASAVRDMLTLVSLNVGRDLFTIVGLVCTMIALDPVLSAIALIGGPVAAISSRKMVARIKKATKGEVHSMAGIIQATRELSQGAQVVKSFQLENTMRGRMFNAIEAVQRLSNKMLRIQAGVNPLMEAIGGCAVAAVIFYAGWQNLYHGASPGQFFAFITALLMCSDPARRLSRVQLQLASASIGVRMMYEILDTPAREDEPPGRPELYVKGGEIALRDVAFRYVANKPVIEHMTLSVPAGKVTALVGHSGGGKTTVFSLLQRLRVPDAGTIEIDGQSIADVSLKSLRQNISVVGQDAFLFEGSIIDNIRAGHETASEEQCIEAAKAASAHEFIKSLPRGYDTQVGELGAQVSGGQRQRIALARAFLKNAPIILLDEPTSALDSETEDVIQRELRRLTEGKTTLVIAHRLSTILHADLIHVIEAGRVIESGTHEQLMVASGAYSRLFKLQFAKFLETKKPLAEAI, from the coding sequence ATGCCGACGCAGTCGACGACGCCTACAACCCTTGATTTATTGAAACGCCTGGCACGCGAGAATGGCCGGGAGTATGCCCCGCGATACGCCATCGCCATCGTTTGCATGTTGCTTGTCGCGGGTACGACGTCTCTAAGTGCTTATGTGCTGAAGACCGTTATCGACACGATCTTCGTGAATCAGAACCGCGAAGCGTTGATCGGCATTACGTTCCTTATCGTCGGGATTTTCATCGCCAAGGGTGTTGCAGCCTATTTCTCTGAGGTCATCGTCGGCAACATTGGCAACCGTCTCGTGGCGGATACGCAAAAACGCATGTTCAACCACATGTTGAAAGTCGATGTCGCCTTCTTTCAACAACACAGTTCGAGCAATCTCGTCACCCTCATATCTTATAATGCCAGCGCCGTGCGGGACATGCTGACGCTTGTTTCGTTGAATGTGGGTCGCGACTTGTTCACGATCGTGGGTCTCGTTTGCACGATGATCGCGCTCGATCCCGTTCTGTCGGCGATCGCGCTGATCGGCGGTCCTGTCGCTGCGATCTCATCGCGCAAGATGGTGGCGCGCATTAAGAAAGCGACGAAGGGTGAAGTGCATTCGATGGCGGGGATCATCCAGGCGACGCGTGAGCTCAGTCAGGGAGCGCAGGTCGTCAAATCCTTCCAGCTTGAGAATACGATGCGCGGTCGGATGTTTAACGCCATCGAAGCCGTCCAACGACTGTCTAACAAGATGCTGCGCATCCAAGCCGGCGTTAACCCTTTGATGGAGGCTATCGGTGGCTGTGCTGTTGCTGCCGTCATTTTCTACGCCGGCTGGCAAAATCTCTATCATGGCGCAAGCCCTGGCCAGTTTTTTGCGTTTATCACAGCCTTGCTGATGTGCTCCGATCCAGCGCGCCGACTTTCGCGTGTTCAACTGCAACTCGCCTCTGCCTCGATTGGTGTGCGGATGATGTATGAGATCTTGGATACGCCGGCGCGAGAGGACGAGCCACCGGGCAGGCCTGAGCTTTACGTCAAAGGCGGCGAGATTGCGCTTCGTGACGTCGCTTTCAGATATGTGGCGAACAAGCCGGTCATTGAGCACATGACACTCTCCGTGCCTGCGGGAAAGGTCACGGCGCTGGTTGGTCATTCCGGCGGCGGTAAGACCACAGTTTTCTCGCTCCTCCAGCGTCTGCGTGTCCCTGACGCCGGCACCATCGAGATCGATGGCCAGTCGATTGCAGACGTTTCGCTGAAGTCGTTGAGGCAGAACATCTCGGTCGTCGGCCAGGATGCTTTCCTGTTTGAAGGTTCGATCATCGATAACATTCGGGCCGGCCACGAAACGGCTTCTGAAGAGCAGTGCATCGAAGCGGCCAAAGCAGCGAGCGCACACGAGTTCATCAAATCACTGCCGCGTGGCTACGATACGCAGGTCGGCGAACTTGGCGCACAAGTCTCGGGCGGTCAGCGTCAGCGCATTGCCCTGGCACGTGCCTTTCTGAAGAATGCGCCGATCATTCTGTTGGACGAACCGACGTCTGCGCTTGACAGTGAAACGGAAGACGTCATCCAGCGTGAATTGCGACGCTTGACGGAAGGCAAGACGACGCTCGTGATCGCCCATAGGTTGTCGACGATTCTTCATGCTGACTTGATCCATGTGATCGAAGCCGGTCGTGTTATCGAGAGCGGTACTCATGAGCAATTGATGGTCGCCAGCGGTGCCTACAGCCGTCTGTTCAAGCTGCAGTTCGCAAAATTTCTCGAAACGAAGAAACCGCTTGCTGAAGCTATCTAG
- the rfbB gene encoding dTDP-glucose 4,6-dehydratase, giving the protein MRVIVTGGAGFIGSALVRYLVHERSWDVLNVDKLTYAANLQSVASVSSRANYHFVQADICDGDSINRIFAEYRPDAVMHLAAESHVDRSISSSAAFISTNVLGTHVLLEAARKYWSERPPALRETFRFLHVSTDEVYGSLDGDGFFTESTAYNPRSPYSASKASSDHLVSAWYETYGLPTLITNCSNNYGPYHFPEKLIPLIILNALENKPLPVYGDGRNVRDWLYVEDHVKALATVLERGRTGETYNIGGRAPVENIAVVERICDLVDDRSPGDIARRNLITFVPDRPGHDRRYAIDPTKIETELGWRADQTFETGIAATVDWYLNNAWWWRPLRENVYSGTRLGLIDNSPINETQLADNSA; this is encoded by the coding sequence ATGAGAGTCATCGTCACAGGCGGAGCTGGCTTCATCGGATCCGCATTAGTCCGGTATCTGGTGCATGAGCGCAGCTGGGACGTGCTGAACGTCGACAAACTCACATACGCTGCTAATTTACAATCGGTCGCTTCGGTCTCAAGCCGAGCCAACTATCACTTCGTTCAAGCCGATATATGCGACGGCGACAGCATCAATCGCATCTTCGCTGAATACCGGCCCGATGCGGTCATGCATCTTGCCGCCGAGTCTCATGTCGACCGATCAATTTCGTCATCTGCGGCTTTCATCTCTACCAACGTTTTGGGAACGCACGTCCTGCTCGAGGCCGCCAGGAAATATTGGAGCGAACGCCCCCCAGCGCTTCGAGAAACGTTCCGCTTCCTGCACGTCTCCACCGACGAAGTTTACGGCAGCCTGGACGGTGACGGCTTCTTCACGGAGAGCACCGCCTACAATCCAAGGTCACCTTATTCCGCCAGCAAGGCTTCATCAGATCATCTCGTCAGCGCCTGGTACGAGACGTACGGCCTGCCGACGCTGATTACGAACTGCTCGAACAACTATGGTCCCTATCATTTTCCCGAGAAACTGATCCCGCTGATCATTCTCAATGCCCTCGAAAACAAACCGCTACCCGTCTATGGCGACGGCCGCAACGTACGCGATTGGCTTTACGTCGAGGATCATGTGAAGGCGCTCGCGACTGTTCTCGAGCGCGGTCGCACCGGCGAAACCTATAATATCGGCGGTCGCGCGCCGGTTGAAAACATTGCGGTGGTGGAGCGCATATGCGACCTCGTTGACGATCGCTCCCCAGGCGATATCGCGCGACGAAATCTCATCACCTTCGTGCCCGACCGCCCCGGTCACGACAGGCGATACGCCATCGATCCAACAAAAATCGAAACGGAATTAGGTTGGCGCGCCGACCAAACGTTCGAGACTGGCATTGCCGCAACCGTCGACTGGTACTTGAATAATGCGTGGTGGTGGCGTCCTCTGCGCGAAAACGTCTATTCCGGAACCAGGCTCGGCCTGATTGATAATTCGCCAATCAACGAAACTCAGCTTGCGGATAATTCCGCGTGA
- a CDS encoding dTDP-4-dehydrorhamnose 3,5-epimerase family protein, with the protein MLSSRAGIQEPFVQGNFSLSSQAGTIHGPHFRSIPDAQAKLVCVSRGRIFDAAGRFTTAIFDIWQHVTAEFSARKVLQLCIPRGFAQVFCTLEPNRPSRPLS; encoded by the coding sequence TTGCTTAGTTCGCGAGCGGGTATTCAAGAACCGTTCGTGCAGGGCAATTTTTCGCTCTCCTCCCAGGCTGGCACGATTCACGGCCCGCATTTTCGGTCCATCCCCGACGCGCAGGCGAAGCTCGTGTGCGTTAGCCGCGGACGCATCTTCGACGCGGCCGGTCGATTTACGACGGCAATCTTCGACATATGGCAGCACGTTACCGCTGAATTTTCGGCTAGGAAAGTTCTACAGTTGTGCATTCCCCGCGGCTTCGCACAAGTTTTTTGCACACTCGAGCCCAACAGGCCAAGTCGCCCGCTTTCTTGA
- the rfbD gene encoding dTDP-4-dehydrorhamnose reductase, whose amino-acid sequence MTSDGKSILVLGRNGQVARSLDETLSASGYHVVQIGRPETDLRNPSSVSEAIRAALPDFIVNAAAYTAVDQAEDESETAFAINAVGAQSAAEAASEIGAPIIHFSTDYVFDGSKGASYVETDTVSPLGVYGESKLAGESLVAEANPKHIILRTAWVFSPFGSNFMKTMLRLNHERPEINVVDDQRGSPTYALDLATTVCQIISHLRTLSPSPKCFGTFHATNSGETSWYGFARAIIDGAARRGGPQAIVHPIPTSAYPTKARRPAYSVLSNDKLSHVYGIKLRPWQDALSEALDRMIGARHDETPQRPKQGFDSTA is encoded by the coding sequence GTGACATCTGACGGAAAATCCATTCTGGTCCTCGGCCGCAACGGCCAAGTCGCCCGTTCCCTCGACGAAACTCTGAGCGCATCCGGATATCACGTTGTGCAGATCGGACGACCGGAGACCGATCTTCGCAATCCATCTTCGGTATCTGAGGCAATCCGGGCAGCGCTGCCCGATTTCATCGTCAATGCCGCGGCCTATACGGCCGTCGACCAGGCGGAAGATGAATCCGAGACCGCCTTCGCAATAAACGCAGTGGGCGCACAGTCTGCCGCCGAAGCCGCCTCCGAGATCGGCGCTCCAATCATTCATTTTTCGACCGATTATGTATTTGATGGCAGCAAAGGCGCATCGTACGTCGAGACTGATACAGTGTCTCCGCTCGGTGTCTATGGAGAGAGCAAGCTCGCCGGTGAAAGCCTCGTCGCCGAAGCCAACCCCAAGCATATCATTCTGCGCACGGCTTGGGTCTTCAGTCCGTTTGGATCAAACTTTATGAAGACGATGTTGCGCCTCAATCACGAACGACCCGAGATTAACGTCGTCGATGATCAGCGCGGCAGCCCGACCTACGCTCTCGATCTCGCCACGACGGTTTGCCAAATCATCAGTCATCTTCGCACCTTGTCGCCAAGCCCCAAATGCTTCGGCACATTTCACGCAACAAACAGCGGTGAGACGTCCTGGTACGGGTTCGCCCGCGCAATCATCGACGGAGCAGCCCGAAGAGGCGGACCCCAAGCAATCGTCCATCCAATACCAACAAGCGCCTATCCGACGAAAGCCCGCCGCCCCGCCTATTCTGTGCTCTCCAACGACAAGCTTTCACATGTCTACGGCATAAAGCTCCGCCCATGGCAGGATGCGTTATCGGAGGCTCTCGATCGGATGATCGGCGCACGTCATGACGAAACACCGCAACGTCCGAAACAGGGCTTCGATTCAACAGCATGA
- a CDS encoding sulfotransferase domain-containing protein — protein sequence MEPRYLVITLGKSGSNWLNNILAALPGIEKFDMGAHGITGIRVNELEKLGPGKVMYTHLRHSEKVCAEIARLNVRPFYIYRDIRDALVSEYFHKAYLDPRFKTKNPILKHVDERSAFNYRNIVKWSTTLPVYNDALAWVADSSVPSAKFEDLVQNPEETLRSLLTFHGMDFSDTEIKSALQKASFQAMAGRTPGQENRNSHYRKGIVGDWKNYFSAKQHADLWLKAGRTLSRLGYQDHPSTFEKLHASLRYWTGPALLGQYP from the coding sequence ATGGAGCCCCGATATCTAGTTATCACGCTGGGAAAGTCGGGTTCGAACTGGCTCAACAACATTCTGGCCGCGCTGCCCGGAATCGAGAAATTCGACATGGGAGCACATGGCATCACTGGGATACGCGTCAACGAACTCGAGAAACTCGGCCCAGGTAAGGTGATGTACACTCACCTTCGACACTCGGAGAAAGTATGCGCAGAAATCGCGCGTCTAAACGTTCGGCCATTCTATATTTACCGCGATATTCGTGACGCGTTGGTATCAGAGTATTTCCATAAAGCGTACCTTGATCCTCGCTTCAAGACGAAGAACCCTATCCTGAAACACGTAGATGAGCGTTCTGCGTTCAATTACCGGAATATCGTAAAGTGGTCAACAACACTGCCCGTTTATAATGATGCTTTGGCCTGGGTAGCGGATTCTTCCGTGCCAAGCGCCAAATTTGAGGATCTTGTCCAGAATCCGGAAGAAACGCTTCGCTCCCTGTTAACTTTCCACGGAATGGATTTTTCGGACACGGAGATCAAGTCCGCACTCCAAAAGGCCAGCTTCCAAGCTATGGCCGGCCGCACACCGGGCCAGGAAAACCGTAATAGTCACTATCGCAAGGGCATCGTGGGTGACTGGAAGAATTACTTCAGCGCCAAGCAGCACGCTGACTTGTGGCTAAAAGCTGGCCGCACGCTTAGTCGCCTCGGCTACCAAGATCACCCTTCAACTTTTGAAAAGCTTCATGCCAGTCTTCGGTATTGGACCGGTCCAGCCTTGCTGGGGCAGTACCCCTGA
- the rfbF gene encoding glucose-1-phosphate cytidylyltransferase: MKAVILAGGLGTRLSEETAERPKPMVEIGGRPILWHIMKIYSNAGINDFIICLGYRGYFVKEYFANYFVHLNDVTIDISGNSVDVHSRRGEPWRVTLVDTGADTMTGGRLKRVASYLDDETFHMTYGDGVADIDLQQLMDVHERAGREATVTAVRPPGRFGALNLDGEHVKGFIEKPLGDGSWINGGFFVLEPSVIKRIGGDETVWEDAPLAGLAADGQLSAYRHHGFWQPMDTLRDKRHLEQLWQSGQAKWKSW, translated from the coding sequence ATGAAGGCTGTTATTTTAGCGGGTGGGTTAGGCACACGACTTTCAGAGGAAACGGCGGAGAGGCCCAAGCCGATGGTCGAGATCGGCGGCCGTCCGATCCTCTGGCACATTATGAAAATCTACTCCAACGCGGGCATCAATGACTTCATCATTTGTCTGGGGTATCGCGGATATTTTGTGAAGGAGTATTTCGCCAACTATTTCGTGCATCTCAACGATGTAACGATCGACATCAGTGGCAACTCTGTCGACGTTCATAGCCGCCGCGGTGAGCCGTGGCGCGTCACGCTTGTGGACACCGGCGCAGATACCATGACCGGTGGGCGTCTCAAGCGCGTGGCTAGCTATCTCGATGACGAAACGTTTCACATGACTTATGGCGATGGCGTCGCCGACATCGACCTTCAACAGCTCATGGATGTTCACGAGCGTGCCGGTCGGGAGGCCACGGTAACGGCTGTTCGCCCTCCGGGGCGTTTCGGTGCGTTGAATCTGGATGGTGAGCACGTCAAGGGCTTTATCGAAAAGCCTCTTGGCGACGGCAGTTGGATCAACGGCGGATTCTTTGTGCTGGAACCAAGTGTCATTAAGCGCATCGGGGGCGATGAAACAGTGTGGGAAGACGCGCCGCTTGCCGGGTTGGCCGCTGATGGACAGCTTTCAGCGTATCGTCATCACGGATTCTGGCAGCCAATGGATACGCTTCGAGACAAAAGACACCTGGAGCAGCTTTGGCAGTCCGGACAGGCCAAATGGAAAAGCTGGTGA
- the rfbG gene encoding CDP-glucose 4,6-dehydratase, giving the protein MEKLVTPNSSFWSGKRVLLTGHTGFKGAWTTLWLEKLGAKVFGLALEPITDPALWNLLGRPLGDASIADIRDRQAVQQVFDAAQPEILIHMAAQALVHPSFERPAETFEVNVMGLANVLDAARNTATVRAIVNVTSDKCYENREQIWSYRETDPMGGSDPYSASKGCAELLTTSYRRSFFNKAGGARLASARAGNVIGGGDWSADRLVPDCVRAFQVGEVLKIRNPLATRPWQHVLEPISGYLLLAEALYEDHPGMAEGWNFGPPDSDVWTVERVANHLTKGWGASATWQCDEKHWPKESMLLRVDATKARVRLNWNSRLNVAEALDWSLDWYKAVARGESAREVTLRQLSEYEARETAT; this is encoded by the coding sequence ATGGAAAAGCTGGTGACCCCAAATTCCAGTTTTTGGTCCGGGAAGCGCGTTCTTTTAACAGGTCATACCGGCTTCAAAGGCGCGTGGACAACGCTTTGGCTTGAGAAATTAGGCGCGAAGGTCTTCGGTTTGGCACTTGAGCCGATCACCGATCCCGCGCTTTGGAATCTTCTGGGCAGGCCGTTGGGTGACGCCAGCATCGCGGACATTCGGGATCGGCAGGCTGTTCAGCAGGTCTTTGATGCTGCACAGCCGGAGATCCTCATTCATATGGCAGCGCAGGCACTGGTGCATCCATCATTCGAAAGGCCGGCAGAGACGTTCGAAGTCAATGTGATGGGGCTCGCGAACGTACTTGATGCGGCTCGCAATACTGCGACAGTTCGCGCGATCGTCAACGTGACGAGCGATAAATGCTACGAAAACCGCGAGCAGATCTGGTCGTATCGGGAGACGGATCCGATGGGAGGTTCGGATCCCTACAGCGCCAGTAAGGGCTGTGCGGAACTGCTTACGACTTCCTATCGCCGTTCGTTCTTTAATAAGGCCGGCGGCGCGCGCCTCGCGTCTGCTCGTGCAGGCAACGTCATTGGTGGCGGCGATTGGTCCGCCGACCGACTTGTTCCTGACTGTGTTCGAGCGTTTCAAGTGGGCGAGGTCCTGAAAATTCGAAATCCACTCGCGACCCGACCCTGGCAGCACGTTCTCGAGCCGATAAGCGGATACCTGCTATTGGCTGAAGCTCTTTATGAAGATCATCCCGGCATGGCGGAGGGATGGAATTTCGGTCCTCCCGATAGCGACGTCTGGACAGTAGAGCGCGTCGCAAACCATTTGACGAAAGGTTGGGGCGCTAGCGCGACTTGGCAGTGTGACGAGAAGCACTGGCCGAAAGAGTCTATGCTGCTGCGCGTTGATGCTACGAAAGCGCGGGTGCGCCTGAATTGGAACTCTCGTCTCAATGTGGCTGAGGCATTGGACTGGTCCCTCGATTGGTATAAAGCCGTCGCGCGCGGCGAATCTGCTCGCGAGGTGACGTTGCGACAGCTTTCAGAATATGAAGCCCGGGAAACTGCAACCTAA